The Falsibacillus pallidus genome has a segment encoding these proteins:
- a CDS encoding FeoB-associated Cys-rich membrane protein, which yields MIASILIGLLIFGYAGFTLYKFIKKSKEGVCGTCSLKKSCNSKCSAFQDETR from the coding sequence ATGATTGCCAGCATCCTGATCGGACTGCTCATCTTTGGTTATGCCGGATTCACACTATATAAGTTTATCAAGAAGAGTAAAGAAGGAGTATGCGGGACATGCTCCCTTAAGAAAAGCTGCAATTCAAAATGCAGTGCATTTCAAGATGAAACGAGATGA
- a CDS encoding DUF3243 domain-containing protein: MNKVEDKLENVDEAKKEQILKSFEEFKSYLSKKVEMGEKLGLNEEQLAVAAEKVAGHLANKEEPRNAEEKLLNELWEVGTKEQQHHLAHMLVNLVKK, from the coding sequence ATGAATAAAGTTGAAGACAAATTAGAAAACGTTGATGAGGCCAAAAAGGAACAGATCTTAAAGTCTTTTGAAGAATTTAAATCGTACCTCTCTAAAAAAGTGGAGATGGGTGAAAAGCTTGGTTTAAATGAAGAACAGCTTGCTGTGGCAGCGGAGAAAGTAGCTGGTCATCTTGCTAATAAAGAGGAACCGCGTAATGCTGAAGAAAAGCTTTTGAATGAGCTGTGGGAAGTCGGAACAAAAGAACAGCAGCATCATTTAGCGCATATGCTTGTGAATCTCGTTAAGAAATAA
- a CDS encoding alpha/beta hydrolase: MSTPKGTINEISFQSMELGEEIKLLVYLPATFSPLYKYSLLIAQDGKDYFQLGRIARLADEYLDNREIENLIIVGIPYKDVEDRRRKYHPDGEQNAAYIRFLAHELVPFLDKEYPTYHMGLGRGLIGDSLGATVSLMTAVKYPNTFGKVILQSPYVDEKVLKGVEQLSQPQLLNIYHVIGNGEKEVKTTDGKVKDFLAPNRSLHELMEEKNYTCFYEEFNGDHTWKHWQPDLKRALKFMY; encoded by the coding sequence ATGTCTACACCAAAAGGAACAATCAATGAAATATCGTTTCAAAGTATGGAACTTGGGGAAGAAATAAAATTACTGGTTTATTTGCCAGCCACTTTTTCACCCCTATACAAATACTCGCTGCTCATTGCACAGGATGGCAAGGATTACTTCCAACTAGGAAGAATCGCACGGCTTGCTGACGAGTATTTGGATAACAGGGAGATAGAAAATCTTATTATAGTGGGAATCCCTTATAAAGATGTGGAGGACCGCAGAAGAAAGTATCATCCGGACGGCGAACAGAACGCAGCCTATATTCGATTTCTTGCTCATGAGCTGGTCCCATTCCTGGATAAAGAATATCCAACCTACCATATGGGGCTTGGCCGAGGGTTGATCGGCGACTCACTCGGGGCAACCGTATCACTCATGACCGCAGTGAAGTATCCTAATACGTTTGGAAAAGTCATCTTGCAGTCGCCGTATGTCGATGAAAAAGTACTTAAGGGCGTGGAGCAATTAAGCCAGCCACAGCTTCTTAATATCTATCATGTCATTGGAAATGGCGAAAAAGAGGTAAAAACGACCGATGGAAAAGTGAAAGATTTCCTCGCTCCAAACAGATCCCTTCATGAATTGATGGAAGAAAAAAACTATACTTGCTTCTATGAAGAATTCAATGGCGACCATACTTGGAAGCATTGGCAGCCCGACCTAAAAAGGGCATTGAAATTTATGTACTGA
- a CDS encoding YjcG family protein — translation MKYGVAIFPSKKLQDLANSYRKRYDPHYALIPPHLTLKNAFELSEEEIKNAVEKLEFVAKNHTPFKMSAFKISSFQPVNNVIYMKVEPTPELESLHQELNANLNGEDSEYSFVPHITIAQKLSDEEHSDVYGSLRMLGVEHEEVVDRFHLLYQLENGSWTVYETFRLGEG, via the coding sequence ATGAAGTATGGTGTCGCTATTTTCCCATCCAAAAAGCTTCAAGATCTTGCTAACTCTTACCGTAAACGCTACGATCCCCATTATGCATTAATTCCACCGCATCTTACTTTAAAAAACGCATTTGAATTGTCAGAAGAAGAAATAAAAAATGCAGTAGAAAAGTTGGAATTTGTGGCAAAAAACCACACTCCATTCAAAATGAGTGCTTTTAAAATCAGCTCATTTCAACCAGTGAATAATGTCATTTACATGAAAGTGGAACCAACGCCGGAACTGGAAAGCCTTCATCAGGAACTCAATGCAAATCTTAATGGCGAGGATTCAGAGTATTCTTTTGTCCCGCATATCACAATCGCACAAAAGCTATCCGATGAAGAGCATTCCGATGTCTATGGCTCACTAAGAATGCTTGGCGTAGAGCACGAAGAAGTCGTTGACCGCTTCCATCTGCTTTATCAATTGGAAAACGGCTCTTGGACAGTATATGAAACATTCCGTTTAGGAGAGGGATAA
- a CDS encoding GNAT family N-acetyltransferase: MKLQVVQNKQELEQAFLIRTKVFVEEQKVPEEEEIDQFENDSTHFLLMNDGDPIGAGRFRNLEGKGKVERICVLSSQRGTGAGKIIMSGIEEFAKTQGLKILKLNAQTQAIPFYEKLGYEVVSDEFLDAGIPHRTMEKAI, encoded by the coding sequence TTGAAATTGCAAGTGGTGCAAAATAAACAAGAATTAGAGCAGGCCTTTTTAATTCGTACGAAGGTATTCGTTGAAGAACAGAAAGTGCCGGAAGAAGAAGAAATCGATCAATTTGAAAATGATTCCACACACTTTTTGCTGATGAATGATGGAGACCCTATAGGTGCAGGCCGCTTCAGGAACCTTGAAGGCAAAGGAAAAGTAGAAAGGATTTGCGTCCTTTCCTCCCAAAGGGGTACAGGTGCCGGTAAAATCATCATGTCAGGAATTGAAGAATTTGCAAAAACGCAAGGTCTAAAAATTCTGAAGCTCAATGCCCAGACCCAGGCCATTCCATTTTATGAGAAACTGGGCTATGAAGTCGTTTCAGACGAATTCCTTGATGCCGGAATTCCACATAGAACAATGGAAAAAGCCATTTAA
- a CDS encoding DUF421 domain-containing protein, producing the protein MDYLHIGFELIVGYVALFILTKIIGKTQITQITAFDFISALILGELVGNALYDGKIGVKQILFAVFLWGLLLYLTEFITQKSRKARHYLEGTPTIIIHKGKIDYEALKRNHLDLNQLQHLLRTKDVFSVRDCEFALLESDGSVSIQKKSLLQNVTREDLNLTPSSVSIPVAVILEGHIIYDNLKVYDKSEEWLKNELKLQGYTDYKNVLFAEWKEGESLFVQEYDALNS; encoded by the coding sequence ATGGATTACTTGCATATCGGCTTTGAACTTATCGTAGGATATGTTGCCTTATTTATATTGACAAAAATCATAGGGAAAACGCAGATCACTCAAATCACTGCATTCGATTTTATCTCTGCACTCATTTTAGGTGAATTGGTGGGAAATGCTTTATATGATGGAAAAATAGGTGTCAAGCAAATCCTTTTTGCTGTATTTCTCTGGGGGCTCCTCTTATATCTGACAGAATTCATCACACAGAAATCCAGAAAAGCGAGGCACTATCTTGAAGGTACACCAACCATTATCATTCATAAAGGAAAAATCGACTACGAAGCACTAAAGAGGAATCATCTTGATTTGAACCAGCTCCAGCATTTACTGAGAACTAAAGATGTATTTTCAGTCAGAGATTGTGAATTTGCATTATTAGAGTCAGACGGAAGTGTATCCATCCAAAAAAAATCACTTCTCCAAAATGTAACCAGAGAGGATTTGAACCTGACTCCAAGCTCTGTTTCCATCCCTGTAGCTGTCATATTAGAAGGACATATTATCTACGACAATCTAAAGGTGTATGACAAGTCAGAAGAATGGTTAAAAAATGAGCTGAAGCTGCAAGGATATACTGATTATAAAAACGTATTATTCGCTGAATGGAAAGAAGGAGAATCCCTTTTTGTACAAGAGTATGATGCTTTAAACAGCTAG
- a CDS encoding stage VI sporulation protein F: MENQFFKNLEKKTGVNMKDVFELANSLQNANFKDEQTVRGVIKRVSQIANKPVSKEMEDKIVQSIIKDGKQLDFGTISKMINKK, encoded by the coding sequence ATGGAAAATCAGTTTTTTAAAAACCTGGAAAAGAAAACCGGAGTCAACATGAAGGATGTATTTGAGTTGGCAAACTCTTTGCAAAATGCAAATTTCAAAGATGAGCAGACAGTTCGTGGAGTCATCAAACGAGTTTCCCAAATAGCAAATAAGCCTGTATCAAAAGAAATGGAAGACAAAATCGTTCAATCCATCATAAAAGATGGGAAGCAGCTTGACTTTGGAACCATTTCAAAAATGATTAATAAAAAATAA
- a CDS encoding YjcZ family sporulation protein yields MPYGYGWGGCGYGCGGFGGGSTFVLIVVLFILLIIVGASFC; encoded by the coding sequence ATGCCTTATGGTTATGGATGGGGCGGCTGCGGTTATGGATGCGGCGGTTTCGGTGGAGGTTCTACTTTTGTTTTGATCGTGGTGTTGTTTATCTTGTTGATTATTGTTGGAGCTAGCTTCTGCTAA
- the spoVAE gene encoding stage V sporulation protein AE: MLAMFLWSFIIGGAICVIGQLLFDVAKLTPAHTLSLLVVIGAILSVFGLYDPLVDFAGAGATIPITSFGNSLVHGAMQEAERHGIVGVLTGMFEVTSSGISAAIIFGFIGALIFKPKG; the protein is encoded by the coding sequence ATGTTAGCCATGTTTTTATGGTCTTTTATCATTGGGGGCGCCATCTGCGTCATTGGGCAGCTTTTGTTTGACGTTGCAAAGCTGACGCCTGCCCACACGTTGAGCCTGCTTGTTGTGATCGGTGCCATCCTCTCTGTGTTCGGCCTCTATGATCCCCTTGTTGACTTTGCGGGCGCAGGTGCCACTATTCCCATTACCAGCTTTGGCAACTCGCTCGTTCACGGTGCCATGCAAGAAGCAGAAAGGCATGGGATTGTCGGAGTGCTGACAGGAATGTTTGAAGTGACTTCATCTGGAATATCCGCTGCAATAATTTTTGGATTTATTGGAGCCCTCATTTTTAAGCCGAAGGGCTGA
- the spoVAD gene encoding stage V sporulation protein AD, producing MLKGNQSWYFANRPVILSTGVVGGPFEKNGLLASDFDQFHDDLWMGQDTYEKAQRVLIEDAVQLALQKSGITQNQVQYFLSGDLINQITPSSFAARTHQIPYLGLFGACSTSMEGLAISAFMANYQGAKYILTGASSHNAATEKQFRYPTEYGGQKPPTAQWTVTGAGYALIGAGQSVIGPHPRIVSATIGKVIDMGLTDPFNMGGAMAPAAADTIQAHFKDLQLDPSHYDLIVTGDLAKIGRQTALDLLKQKGLGIKEEQFQDCGMMIYSSEQPVQAGASGPGCSATVLYGHLLNQMKQGVYKRILVVATGALLSPLTFQQNESIPCIAHAVSIEFM from the coding sequence ATGCTTAAAGGAAACCAATCATGGTATTTCGCCAACAGGCCCGTTATTTTATCCACAGGAGTTGTAGGGGGGCCATTTGAGAAAAATGGACTTTTGGCATCCGACTTTGATCAATTCCATGATGATCTTTGGATGGGGCAGGATACGTATGAGAAGGCACAGAGAGTATTGATAGAAGATGCAGTTCAGCTTGCACTTCAAAAAAGCGGAATCACGCAAAATCAGGTACAGTATTTTCTTTCCGGAGACCTGATTAATCAAATTACTCCTTCCAGTTTTGCAGCAAGGACTCACCAAATACCATATTTAGGCCTTTTCGGAGCCTGCTCTACATCTATGGAAGGACTCGCAATATCTGCGTTCATGGCCAACTATCAAGGGGCTAAATATATTTTGACAGGGGCTTCCAGCCATAATGCGGCAACAGAGAAACAGTTCCGGTATCCAACTGAATATGGCGGACAGAAGCCCCCTACAGCTCAGTGGACAGTCACTGGTGCAGGTTATGCTCTGATAGGTGCAGGACAAAGCGTCATTGGACCGCATCCGAGGATCGTATCGGCCACCATCGGCAAAGTGATTGATATGGGGCTGACGGACCCATTTAACATGGGAGGCGCAATGGCTCCTGCAGCAGCAGATACAATCCAGGCGCATTTCAAGGACCTTCAACTGGATCCTTCCCATTATGATTTGATTGTGACAGGCGACTTAGCTAAGATAGGGCGTCAGACGGCACTGGATTTACTTAAACAAAAAGGTCTGGGTATAAAAGAGGAGCAATTTCAGGACTGCGGCATGATGATCTATAGTTCGGAGCAGCCTGTACAAGCTGGTGCAAGCGGACCTGGATGTTCTGCTACAGTTTTGTACGGCCATCTTCTTAACCAAATGAAACAGGGAGTGTATAAGCGGATTCTCGTTGTCGCCACAGGGGCGCTTCTTTCCCCATTGACCTTTCAGCAAAATGAATCCATCCCATGCATAGCCCACGCCGTATCCATCGAATTTATGTGA
- the spoVAC gene encoding stage V sporulation protein AC — MAKSQKTPEQKQYEQLEQKYELKRPVLANCIKAFLVGGIICVIGQAISYFYIYFFDFTEQTAGNPTVATMVFLSMILTGFGIYDRLGQFAGAGSAVPVTGFGNAVISAAIEHRTEGYVLGVGGNIFKLAGSVIVFGVFSAFVLVLIKTLLMKWGIL, encoded by the coding sequence ATGGCCAAATCACAAAAAACACCGGAACAGAAGCAATATGAGCAGTTGGAACAAAAATATGAACTGAAACGTCCAGTATTGGCCAACTGCATCAAAGCTTTTCTGGTCGGTGGAATCATTTGTGTAATTGGACAGGCAATTTCGTATTTTTATATCTATTTTTTTGATTTTACAGAACAGACCGCAGGCAACCCAACCGTGGCAACAATGGTGTTTCTCTCCATGATCTTAACTGGATTTGGGATATATGACCGCCTAGGGCAATTCGCGGGTGCAGGAAGTGCGGTCCCTGTTACAGGATTTGGGAATGCTGTCATCTCTGCAGCCATTGAACACCGCACGGAAGGCTATGTCCTTGGCGTTGGGGGAAATATTTTTAAACTTGCGGGCTCCGTCATCGTATTCGGGGTATTTTCAGCTTTTGTTCTGGTATTGATTAAAACCCTCCTGATGAAATGGGGGATTTTATAA
- a CDS encoding YhcN/YlaJ family sporulation lipoprotein, translating to MKIGIVILCVSLLAAGGCSSKPKHDSQLALIKTTNPEPIELKVRPDNKSIGARVKHEIDSIPEVYDAAVIEGKDEIIVAYKVKHSKRFRMKKIEKKINSRLEKEYPDENFIVSSDYKIFLEAIRLKEEMEADTISKKDASKRFEEIKELQMEQT from the coding sequence ATGAAAATAGGAATTGTGATATTGTGCGTAAGTTTATTGGCAGCAGGCGGTTGTTCATCTAAACCGAAGCATGATAGTCAATTGGCATTGATAAAAACAACCAATCCGGAACCAATCGAATTGAAGGTGCGGCCAGACAACAAATCAATCGGCGCCAGGGTGAAGCACGAAATAGACAGCATTCCGGAAGTATATGATGCAGCTGTCATTGAAGGAAAGGATGAAATCATCGTTGCTTATAAAGTGAAACATTCAAAGCGCTTTAGAATGAAAAAAATCGAAAAGAAAATCAATTCCAGGCTTGAAAAAGAATACCCGGACGAAAACTTCATTGTTTCGAGCGATTATAAGATCTTCCTTGAAGCAATTCGACTTAAAGAGGAAATGGAAGCTGACACAATCAGTAAAAAGGATGCTTCCAAGCGCTTTGAGGAAATAAAAGAACTGCAAATGGAACAAACGTAG
- a CDS encoding DUF1360 domain-containing protein: MRLTFIQFFILGFASFRITHLIVFDKITAFLRAPFFDEFTMKDEDGNDAVYIAPKKSGVRGWIGELLSCYWCTGIWVSIALFLSALYFPKWAEPVIIIFAIAGVASLIESAVQKWGGE, encoded by the coding sequence GTGCGATTAACATTCATTCAATTCTTTATATTGGGATTCGCTTCTTTCCGAATAACTCATTTGATTGTCTTTGATAAAATAACAGCTTTCCTTCGGGCTCCTTTTTTTGACGAGTTTACAATGAAAGATGAAGACGGCAATGATGCCGTATATATTGCTCCCAAAAAAAGCGGGGTAAGAGGATGGATCGGTGAGTTGTTAAGCTGCTATTGGTGTACCGGGATATGGGTCAGCATTGCGCTATTTTTATCTGCCCTCTATTTTCCGAAATGGGCTGAACCAGTGATCATTATTTTTGCGATTGCAGGTGTGGCATCACTAATCGAATCAGCTGTTCAAAAATGGGGTGGAGAATAA
- a CDS encoding CotY/CotZ family spore coat protein, whose product MGCGSHDGHKDRNCVCEVVRAIKDIQDNAVNDECLECSSNCFLEPLGDLVSPARRRRADTRVFTLTNKNGDLFKGLFREHHDDAADTRDTHHKEKACASIYFRVEDVFDNCCATLRVLKPFKGSYQVGVVDEKGRVNYEKICEVNRFEATNSCITVDLDCFCAIQCIKDEYLGICD is encoded by the coding sequence ATGGGTTGTGGTAGTCATGATGGCCATAAGGACCGTAACTGTGTATGTGAAGTAGTCCGCGCAATTAAAGATATACAAGATAATGCAGTAAACGATGAGTGCTTGGAGTGTTCATCTAATTGTTTCTTGGAGCCGCTTGGAGATTTGGTGAGCCCTGCTCGCCGACGCCGCGCTGATACACGTGTATTCACGTTGACTAATAAAAACGGCGATCTTTTCAAAGGATTATTCAGGGAACATCACGATGATGCTGCTGATACAAGAGATACTCATCACAAAGAGAAAGCTTGTGCTTCCATCTATTTCAGAGTAGAAGATGTTTTCGATAATTGCTGCGCTACTCTTCGCGTTCTAAAACCTTTCAAGGGTTCATACCAAGTTGGAGTTGTGGATGAAAAGGGACGCGTGAATTATGAAAAAATCTGTGAAGTAAATCGTTTCGAAGCAACTAATTCCTGCATCACTGTTGATCTTGATTGCTTCTGTGCCATTCAGTGCATCAAAGACGAATACTTGGGAATCTGCGACTAA
- a CDS encoding CotO family spore coat protein: MKNDSKTNQGIKGPLIYIQQPDFHIEKTNMQEIYISKEETELKQAVKPNSELNEEAQTAHENKNNSPKEEVENTSDSISQTGTYEFKPVKPFRMMELDEKIAYLAKFSGGKAPFPCEFMTNELRVKGIIHRIHGPLIEIKTFTDDFFVVHQNDLLEIKMIGIM; this comes from the coding sequence GTGAAGAATGATTCAAAAACCAACCAGGGTATAAAAGGACCGCTCATCTATATTCAGCAGCCGGACTTCCATATTGAAAAAACGAATATGCAGGAAATTTACATTTCAAAGGAAGAGACTGAGCTGAAGCAGGCGGTTAAACCGAACAGCGAATTGAATGAAGAAGCCCAGACAGCTCATGAGAATAAAAATAATAGCCCAAAAGAGGAAGTAGAGAATACGTCAGATTCAATCAGTCAAACAGGAACATACGAATTCAAACCGGTAAAACCTTTCAGAATGATGGAACTGGATGAAAAAATAGCGTATCTTGCGAAATTTTCCGGAGGAAAGGCCCCATTCCCTTGTGAGTTTATGACAAATGAACTTAGAGTGAAGGGAATCATTCATCGTATTCATGGACCGCTGATTGAAATCAAAACATTTACAGACGATTTTTTTGTTGTTCATCAAAATGATCTATTAGAAATCAAAATGATTGGCATTATGTAA
- the fabI gene encoding enoyl-ACP reductase FabI, which translates to MNLSLENKTFIVMGVANKRSIAWGIARSLHQSGANLVFTYAGDRLEKSVRELAESLNPEYLVIPCDVTNDEEIEKSFAQIKEQTGSVHGIAHCIAFANKEELNGEYMNTTREGFLLAQNISSYSLTAVAKAAQKLELMDQGGSMVTLTYLGGERVLENYNVMGVAKASLEASVRYLASDLGKYGVRVNSISAGPIRTLSAKGVSDFNTILKTIEERSPLRRTTTPEEVGDTAAFLFSDLARGITGENIHVDSGYHVLG; encoded by the coding sequence ATGAACTTATCGTTAGAGAATAAAACATTTATCGTTATGGGTGTGGCAAATAAGCGAAGCATTGCTTGGGGAATCGCACGTTCGCTGCATCAATCTGGTGCAAATTTAGTCTTTACATATGCCGGTGACCGCTTGGAGAAGAGTGTACGCGAGTTGGCTGAAAGCTTGAACCCAGAATATCTAGTCATTCCATGCGATGTAACAAATGATGAAGAGATTGAAAAGAGTTTTGCTCAAATCAAAGAACAGACAGGCAGTGTACATGGGATTGCTCACTGTATTGCTTTTGCAAATAAAGAAGAGTTGAACGGGGAATACATGAACACAACAAGAGAAGGATTCCTTTTAGCTCAAAATATCAGCTCATATTCATTGACGGCTGTGGCGAAGGCAGCACAAAAGCTTGAGCTAATGGACCAAGGCGGCAGCATGGTCACCCTTACTTATCTTGGAGGAGAGCGTGTCCTTGAGAATTACAATGTTATGGGTGTGGCAAAAGCTTCACTTGAAGCGAGTGTCAGATATTTGGCAAGCGACCTTGGGAAATACGGAGTTCGCGTCAATTCCATTTCAGCTGGGCCAATCCGTACACTATCTGCTAAAGGAGTCAGCGACTTCAATACCATTCTTAAAACTATTGAAGAAAGATCTCCGCTTAGAAGAACGACTACTCCAGAAGAAGTGGGCGACACAGCTGCATTCTTATTCAGCGACCTTGCAAGAGGAATCACAGGCGAAAATATCCATGTAGATTCCGGATACCACGTGTTGGGATAA
- a CDS encoding DinB family protein — protein MNKEELERIRQKLLDSFITLNKGDINTKPGHEKWSISQVVLHVAGAETRFMHAAFQGLKENKKTNPADVDLSVFDDPSKKLKAPIEPPEEWKGKDELVEVLKNSREMTFEFLDKYKESDLSGISLNHHRFGEMPIWQIFELVGKHENRHIHQVEDIKKQLGL, from the coding sequence ATGAATAAAGAGGAACTTGAAAGGATTAGACAAAAGTTATTGGATAGTTTCATCACACTCAATAAAGGTGATATTAATACGAAGCCAGGTCATGAAAAATGGAGCATCTCCCAAGTCGTACTCCACGTCGCCGGAGCAGAGACGCGTTTTATGCATGCCGCGTTCCAAGGTCTTAAAGAAAATAAAAAAACAAATCCAGCTGATGTTGATCTTTCTGTCTTTGATGATCCATCCAAGAAATTAAAAGCTCCCATTGAGCCTCCTGAAGAGTGGAAAGGGAAGGATGAACTTGTGGAGGTCTTGAAGAATTCCAGGGAAATGACCTTTGAATTTCTTGACAAGTATAAAGAAAGTGATCTTTCCGGTATTAGTCTTAATCATCATCGTTTTGGGGAAATGCCGATCTGGCAGATTTTTGAGCTCGTCGGAAAACATGAGAATCGGCATATTCATCAAGTTGAAGACATAAAGAAGCAGCTGGGATTGTGA
- a CDS encoding monovalent cation:proton antiporter family protein, with protein MEQHASVASLVIVILAAFITPILLHRFKLTFIPVVVAEILVGLIIGKSGFNLVEQDMWIGTLSTLGFIFLMFLSGVEIDFAAFKGSQKREMLPSGRLEPNRFLVACVIFSGIFVISLGLSYLFVFFGLIQNALLMTLIISTISLGVVVPTLKEEHLMNTGIGQIILLIAVIADLATMVLLSVFVSLNDQGSGNMWLLLILFGAGVVLYFLGRRFQNLNIFEKLSAGTVQIGTRAVFTLIILLVALSESLGAENILGAFLAGVLVSLLSPNQEMVQKLDSFGYGFLIPIFFVMVGVDLDLWTLLSDKKMLLLIPLLIAAFLLSKFIPVYALKKWYDSKTVIASAFLLTSTLSLVIAAAKIAERLNIISTEISGTLILVAVITCVITPIFFKKYFPKEIAQAKKIKVAFVGANQLTLPVSRELESSLYQPILFHTKLEKSDKQISDSLFEIREIEDYELETLEQEELFSFDIIVMSTGSEELNAMLALSAKENGVQRVIALVESPDLEESLLEHDIEIFSALLSNKTLLRGLIESPSLINILTNKETSLYEIRMTNMQFHGMTLREFPFTGDIIFVRIFRGKDSIVPHGDTELKENDRLIVTGSKKYVDELKRELEFCERC; from the coding sequence ATGGAACAGCATGCCTCCGTAGCATCGCTTGTTATCGTCATATTGGCTGCATTCATTACACCGATACTCCTGCACAGATTTAAACTGACATTCATTCCGGTAGTAGTTGCAGAGATATTGGTGGGACTAATTATAGGGAAATCAGGGTTTAATCTTGTGGAGCAAGATATGTGGATTGGGACGCTTTCCACCCTTGGCTTTATTTTCTTGATGTTCTTGAGTGGTGTAGAGATCGATTTTGCTGCGTTTAAAGGGAGCCAAAAAAGAGAAATGCTTCCCAGCGGCAGATTGGAGCCGAATCGCTTTCTTGTCGCTTGCGTAATTTTTTCGGGGATCTTTGTCATCTCACTAGGACTATCCTATTTATTTGTATTTTTTGGATTGATACAAAATGCACTTTTAATGACATTGATTATATCGACCATTTCCCTTGGGGTGGTCGTGCCAACTCTCAAGGAAGAGCATCTGATGAATACCGGAATCGGACAGATCATTTTGTTGATCGCTGTCATTGCCGATTTGGCGACTATGGTCTTGCTTTCCGTATTCGTGTCATTAAACGATCAGGGATCGGGAAATATGTGGCTCTTGCTGATATTATTTGGTGCAGGTGTCGTACTTTATTTCCTTGGTAGAAGGTTTCAAAACCTTAATATATTTGAAAAATTATCAGCTGGAACCGTTCAAATTGGCACTCGTGCGGTCTTCACGCTAATTATTTTATTAGTGGCATTATCAGAGTCCCTTGGAGCTGAAAATATCCTTGGCGCCTTCCTTGCAGGGGTACTAGTTTCACTCTTGTCCCCGAATCAGGAAATGGTTCAAAAGCTCGATTCATTTGGCTATGGATTCCTCATTCCCATATTCTTTGTAATGGTCGGGGTAGATCTCGATCTTTGGACGCTTTTGAGCGACAAGAAAATGCTTTTGCTCATTCCCTTATTGATAGCAGCATTCCTTCTTTCTAAATTCATCCCGGTTTATGCTTTGAAGAAGTGGTATGATTCCAAGACCGTCATTGCTTCTGCATTCCTTCTGACATCAACACTGTCATTGGTCATTGCAGCTGCCAAGATCGCAGAAAGACTGAATATCATCTCAACTGAAATAAGCGGAACACTCATATTAGTGGCAGTCATCACCTGTGTGATTACACCAATTTTCTTCAAAAAATACTTCCCGAAGGAAATTGCCCAGGCCAAAAAAATCAAGGTGGCTTTTGTTGGTGCGAATCAGCTTACCCTTCCAGTTTCAAGAGAATTGGAATCAAGCTTATATCAGCCAATCCTATTCCATACGAAATTGGAAAAATCCGATAAGCAAATTTCCGACTCTTTATTTGAGATCCGTGAAATTGAGGATTATGAACTGGAAACATTGGAACAAGAAGAGCTGTTTTCATTCGATATCATTGTCATGTCGACCGGCAGCGAGGAACTTAATGCCATGCTCGCTCTTTCAGCCAAAGAAAATGGCGTTCAGCGAGTCATTGCGCTGGTGGAAAGTCCTGACCTGGAAGAAAGCCTTTTGGAGCATGATATTGAAATCTTCTCCGCACTCCTTTCCAATAAGACATTGTTAAGAGGTCTCATCGAGTCGCCGAGCTTAATTAATATCCTGACGAATAAAGAAACTTCCCTATATGAAATCAGGATGACGAATATGCAGTTCCACGGAATGACTCTGAGGGAATTCCCGTTCACGGGGGATATCATTTTTGTCAGGATTTTCAGGGGCAAGGATTCTATCGTACCGCATGGGGATACAGAGCTTAAAGAAAACGACCGCCTCATTGTCACGGGATCAAAAAAATATGTAGACGAATTGAAGCGGGAACTTGAATTCTGTGAACGTTGTTAG